TATCAAATTGTTGATTTGGGATGGGATAAACATCGCCGCATCTACTACTGCGTTATGCATTTAGATATTAAAGACCGTAAAATCTGGATTCAACGCAACCAGACTGATAAATTGATTGCTGATGAATTGGTAGCAATGGGTGTGTTAAAGAATGATATTGTGTTGGGTTTACAACCTGTGTACGTAAGAGAGTATACGGGCTATAGTGTGTCGTAGGGGTAAACAAATCTTGAATAGTTATTACTCATTCACAGAGATGGGCGTAAAAGTAACGTAGCTTAGTGCCAGTCATCGCACAAGGTTTTAACCTTTATTGGTGTTGAGTGCGTTGGCGTTGAGCAATTTGCATTAATAACCGTAATGCTTCGTTGACAGACTCATCAGTTGGAAATGCTTGTGCTACGTCAGGATCAAGTAATACGAGATTATTTCCAGCTTTATAGCGTTCTGCATACTTCCCCCGAACACCACCTGTCATTTTGGAAAAGTCGTATTCAGGACGTAGCTCATCCTCAAACTCGTTTTCAGTCTCCTTCCTCATAGAATCTCCGCTCTCGCCGTGTTGCTTCTCTTGCACTGATAATCCGGATACGCTCATCTTGATCGGTATGAGAAACCAGCAGCAAGCGATCATACCTGGATAATCCGATAGTAACGTATCGGCTCTCTCCTATCGAGTGGTCAGGATCTGGAAACGTTATCGATAGGCGATCGCCAAATACAGTAGCGGCTTCCTGGAATGAAACGCTGTGCTTTTTAAGATTTGTGTCTGCTTTATCAGGATTCCACTCAAATTCCATGCTTAAAGGTGCATTATCCGTTGTTTTACAGCGCTTATTCTTATAATAAGACCACAAATCGTAGGGTGGGCATTGTCCATAAAAGCTATGTGATGGACATTTGAGATATTCGTGGTAATGCCCACCAAAGCAGAAAACCGAAGATTAGTTCTTGCTCAAGCAACACCATAATCTGTGTACTGGCGCTTGTAGGGAGGTTGCAACCCCAGCACAATATCCTCTGGTGGTACTCCCATTTCGACTAATTCCTCTGCTGGATTCTGATCCGTTAAATTCTGCTGAAGCCAAATTTTTCCATCTTTAATGTCGAAATGCATCACGCATCGATAAACACGATTAAACTGTTGCCAACCTACATTCATCCACTGGTAATGATCTCGTTCGGTATCTAACATGAGTTGGACTTCTACGTCGTTATCTGAGATATCTTCACTGGCATAACGAGTCAGCAGTGTTTTAATATATTCTCGATATTTTGCTACCTTATCCACCGCACAATCACCTCATTTGCTGGATCATACACAATTAGCAGCACCTGATATTGTTGTACCGCAATAAATATCTCCAAATCAAGCCAGCGATTAAACTACTTACTGACTTTTATGTGAGGAGCCTCCGATTGGCTGTTCGATAGCTCTCTGTAAATTGTCTAATGAGTAATAGTCTATATACTTGCCTTCAAAACCTAAAATCCTTAGCATAATTCTATGGAACAGCGTCTGATACGCACTTGTAAGTTTACTCATTTCACGACGCTCTGCTTCATCAGAAGCATCTATTTGCGAATGTACCATCTTATTTCTAGCTTTCATCGCTTTTTCTTCTATTTCACCTAAAATTAATTGAATATCCGCAAAAAAATTTCTCAGGGTTCCATTTACTCCTAGTTGGTACGAATATGCTCCTAGAATTTTGTTTAGAACTTTCTCACCGTTCGGTTTAATCTTCAACTTATTTTCTATTGATGTTAATTCCTCTTTTAAAATTTCCTTAAATTCCCCTTTTGGGATATAATTACCTATTAATTCAATTGATCGATATTTACAATATTTTGCTGATAAAGTTTCGATTCCTGCTGCTAAAGTAGGTAAATTATCACCAATGGGTAATTCTTTCGATAACCAGTAACGATGTAAAGCACTTTTAAGATGTAATGGTTCTCTTAAAGACAAGTAATTGGGAATTAACTGTTGTAAAACTTCTTCTGTTTTTATATTAAAATCTTCTTGAAGCCTGACAGGTGGAAAGTCAGGCGATTGACAAGTCGTTATTAAATTATGACCTAGTGAGTAAGGGGGATTTTTAGCTATTTCTTGAATTGCATATCCAGACTTGTCAAACTCAGTTAAACCAATATTAAAAAGCTGACGACCAGCAATGAAACCAACAATTTCCGCTATAGATTCTCTTTCTCCTGATTCAGGTATTCCACCCCACTCTTCTCTATACTCAATACCTAAACAATTTGACCAATTAGGAGCAAGATACTTAGGTACATCATGAATAACAAACTTTAAGTTATCTAATTGAATGACTACATAGTCAAGCTTGGTGGTTTGATTATCAGGAAACTTAAAGTTAGTCTCTTCAAAAGATAGTCTATTTCTTGTATATTCTACTGCTAACTCCCTACTTGTCATACGAGTGTAGAAGTCTTCTTTTGGTCCATTAAGGTACCATTCCGTTAACCACGCTATTTCTTGAGAAGAATAAGATGTTTTGTATTTTTTAACAACATTAGATATATAAAAATTAACTTCAAAGTCTAGAAGAGATTGATTAAGATTATTACGATTACTGCTGATAGGGAATTGGCTACCAGAGTCAAAGAAGCATCGGTTGAATTTATAAAACCATACTTGGTCATCAACTTCTAAGTCTACAGGTAAGAAGTAGCCTTCTGTATCTACTTTCATCCATTTATCTATCCATATCTCTAGTTCATTTATATGAAAAAGCTTTCCAGTTAGTTTTGCATTTATTCTATATGAATCATCTCTATATATCTCTATTCTCTCTGCTCCAGGCGGTAATAGGTCTAATGAATTTAACACTTTTACTTCATATTTTTCCTGAAGTCCTTCCCATTCCAGTTTTGAAATAAATCTCATACTATGCAATCTACAGGGTACAACACAGTATAAGTGATATTTAGAGATATTTAATCCTTCAACTAAAGGATAAATCCAAGGTTAAATTCAGGAAACCAAAGCTTCATTGTCTTAATATAACGCGCTCACTTATTGGCTTAGGTTGGCAATTGCACCCTCTGGAAAAATCCGAATCAAGTCCAAGAAAGCATCTTCAAACCCAGGAATTAGCACCGACTGATTCACCAGAGAAATCTGTTTACTCAGATAGTTAAACTCACCTTGAATATTTTGATAAGGTTGACTGTAACGTTCTAATTGACGAGCGTGCAAATTTACGATCCAGTAATCGGAAATTCCAGCTTCTGCGTACAGCCTTAGCTTCGTTGTTTGATCATAAGTCAATGTGGAATCAGAAATTTCAACAACAAGCAAAATATCTTCGGGATAGGGATGGTGAGCAAGATAGTCAGCTTCATCTCCTCGTGCAATCACTGCATCTGGTTCAGGCTCACTATCTGATGGGAGAATGATAGGTTCTTGACAACGCACGACAGCTCTATCGCCTAGCAATCGATCAAATTGACGGCAAAGTCGAGTTGTACAAAATGTATGAGGTGTTCCCTTTGCAGTCTTTTGGATCAATTCTCCTCGAATCAATTCAATCCTATCTCCCTCCGTCAAAAATCCGAGTGAAATCAGTCGATGATATTCGTCGATTGTGAATCGTTTTGGTTTAACAACAGTCATGGCATTTATTAGATGTAGCGGCTTCCACCTTAAATGTAATAAATTTAATTTGCACCCAACGCCTCAAATTGTTGCCAACACAGATACAATGCACGCGGAACGTGAAAGCAACCCTTCCATTTGCCACCTTTAAGATTTAACAACACTTCTCCACGGCGATTGAGGTATCCAAACCACTCACCGCATTCTGGATCAGCAAAGTGCGACCAAGCGTAATCATGGATCTTGTGATACCATTCCCGACATGCTTCACGTTCTGTTAGGCGATTGCCTACGGCAGAGCTATGCTTAACGCCCATCGCCAATGCAACCAAAGACTCTAAATGAACCCACCAAAGTTTTTGATCCCATTCCAGTTGCTGTGGCGGATGACCATCTGCATCCATAAAATAATACAATCCGCCGTACTCACTATCCCAAGCAAAATTCAGGATATTTAGCACCACATCAACCGCTTGGTTAATCGTTTGAGTATCGTTGCGACGACGAGCAATTTCCATGATAAACCACATCGCTTCAATACCATGACCGGGATTTATCAGACGTCCCTCAAAACAATCAATGTGCGAACCATCCGGAGCAACATTTTCAAACATCAATCCGCGTTCTTTGTCAAGAAAATCGCTCATCACTTCTTGAACGGTTGCAGTCAAGACGTTCTCAAGGGTTTCGGTTGGTAGTAGCCATTCCATTTCTAGAGTCAGATTGGCTAAAATCATCGGTACTGCCAGAGATTTCATCGGACGCGTACCAGGATAGGTTTTGGTATACTTGCCTTTGGGGTTATCTTGGCGGCGCAAAACATTGTTGTAAGCTTGCATAGCTACATCTTTTGCCCATTCTTCGCCAGACGCAAGGGCATATTGGCTAAAAGCCATTGCTGCAAAGCAATCAGAAAACATATTGTAAGGCTGAACCAGTGGCTTCCCTTCACGGGTTAGGGCAAAGTACCAATTTCCGTCAGCATCTCGACCATGTTGGGCAAGAAAATTCGCGCCATTGCTGGCAATTTTCAGCCAGTTTTCGCGTTTTTCTAGCTGGTTGTAAAGCATGGAGAAAGTCCACACCTGGCGGTTTTGCAGCCAGATAAACTTATCTGTGTCATAAACTTTCCCCTGACGATCAAGACAGGTGAAATAGCCGCCTTGCTCCCAGTCAATCGAGTGTTTTTCCCAAAACGGGAGTACGTCATTGAGGAGCGCGTGTTTGTAAAATTCAGCAAGCTCTTTAAAGTTGTACTGCATAGATATCTGTTACTTAATCTGTTACCTACTTACATCTTGCACCTAACCGGAGTACGCCAGGAACTGAAGTTCCTGGCTAATAGCTTAAGTCCGTT
This portion of the Brasilonema sennae CENA114 genome encodes:
- a CDS encoding XisI protein, which encodes MEKLEFYRQCIQELLKEYSKSTLSNDEIEVQTIFDTQQDHYQIVDLGWDKHRRIYYCVMHLDIKDRKIWIQRNQTDKLIADELVAMGVLKNDIVLGLQPVYVREYTGYSVS
- a CDS encoding Uma2 family endonuclease — encoded protein: MTVVKPKRFTIDEYHRLISLGFLTEGDRIELIRGELIQKTAKGTPHTFCTTRLCRQFDRLLGDRAVVRCQEPIILPSDSEPEPDAVIARGDEADYLAHHPYPEDILLVVEISDSTLTYDQTTKLRLYAEAGISDYWIVNLHARQLERYSQPYQNIQGEFNYLSKQISLVNQSVLIPGFEDAFLDLIRIFPEGAIANLSQ
- a CDS encoding XisI protein, encoding MDKVAKYREYIKTLLTRYASEDISDNDVEVQLMLDTERDHYQWMNVGWQQFNRVYRCVMHFDIKDGKIWLQQNLTDQNPAEELVEMGVPPEDIVLGLQPPYKRQYTDYGVA
- a CDS encoding BrnT family toxin; this translates as MEFEWNPDKADTNLKKHSVSFQEAATVFGDRLSITFPDPDHSIGESRYVTIGLSRYDRLLLVSHTDQDERIRIISAREATRRERRFYEEGD
- a CDS encoding AGE family epimerase/isomerase, yielding MQYNFKELAEFYKHALLNDVLPFWEKHSIDWEQGGYFTCLDRQGKVYDTDKFIWLQNRQVWTFSMLYNQLEKRENWLKIASNGANFLAQHGRDADGNWYFALTREGKPLVQPYNMFSDCFAAMAFSQYALASGEEWAKDVAMQAYNNVLRRQDNPKGKYTKTYPGTRPMKSLAVPMILANLTLEMEWLLPTETLENVLTATVQEVMSDFLDKERGLMFENVAPDGSHIDCFEGRLINPGHGIEAMWFIMEIARRRNDTQTINQAVDVVLNILNFAWDSEYGGLYYFMDADGHPPQQLEWDQKLWWVHLESLVALAMGVKHSSAVGNRLTEREACREWYHKIHDYAWSHFADPECGEWFGYLNRRGEVLLNLKGGKWKGCFHVPRALYLCWQQFEALGAN